The nucleotide sequence GATCAAAGTTACAGCGCCGAATATGGCCCTGCGCGTCATTGACCGGGCGATTCAGGCCTTCGGCGCAGCGGGAGTCAGCGATGATTTCACATTGGCTGCCCAGTGGGCGAATTCACGGACGCTGCGCTTAGCCGACGGTCCGGATGAAGTTCACCGCAACCAGATTGCCCGCCTGGAATTAAAGAAATATGCTCAATCCGAAAAAGCGACAGACAGCTTCTCCGCTTTAGAAACACGCTAAACAAAGCCTGCCATTAAAACACATTGGGGGAAAGTAGATGACAATGAACGAGATTGCGTCCAAGCATTACCCGCAGGATATCCAGTCTGCAATGGAATTTCAAAACAAGACGATGCCGGAAATTTTAGCGGAAACAACAGCGAAAATACCGGGCCACACAGCGCTTAAATTCTATCAGAAGGAAATCAGCTTTAAGGAATTGCATGTTTTATCAACAGTTTTTGCTTCATCGCTTCAAGGCTCCGGCGTGGAAAAAGATGACCGGGTTGCAATCATGCTGCCTAACTGCCCGCAGTATGTCATTTCGTATTTCGGTGTTTTAAAGGCGGGAGCGACGGTTACCCAAATCAATCCGATGCTGATGGAAAACGAATTGATCCATATTTTCAAGGACTCAGGAGCAGAAACAGTTGTGGTATATGAACCGCTTTACCCACGCATCAAAGCGATTGCCGGACATACCTCGATAAAAACCATTATTGTCGTGAGCTTTGCCGAAGAACCGGCTCCACTCGAAGAAGATTATTCGTTTCAGGCATTTATAGAAAAAGGGGATGGGCAGCTAAAGCCAGTTTCGGTTGACCCGGCTGAAGATGTGGCGGTCCTGCAATATACCGGCGGCACCACTGGACTATCCAAAGGGGCGATGCTTACCCACCGCAATATCGTGGTGAATGCTTATCAGTCGCAGGAATTCTTTAAAAATGAAGTGACGTTCGGGGAAGAAAGCTGTTTGACGGTCATTCCGCTATTCCATGTATTTGGCATGACGTCCGCCATGAACCTGTCGATATTGAATGGCTCCAAAAATATTTTGCTGCCGCGTTTTGATCTGCAGGAAGTGCTGGAGACGATCAAGCGCGAACAACCGACGACATTCCCGGGCGTGCCAACGATGTACATTGCAATCACCAATCACCCGGAAGCAGAGAAATACGGAATCGACAGCATCCATATTTGCAATAGCGGCAGTGCACCGATGCCGCTGGAGACGATGAAGGAATTTGAACGGAAAACCGGCGCGAAAATTTTGGAAGGCTATGGCCTCTCGGAAGCCGCTCCGACGACCCATTGCAATCCGCCGTTTGCAGAGCGCAAGCCGGGAAGCATCGGCATCGGATTCCCTTCGACCGAATACAAAGTAGTAGATTTGGCCACCGGGACAGAAGAAGTTCCAGTTGGCGAAAAAGGGGAATTGATCATCCGCGGCCCGCAAGTCATGAAAGGCTACTGGAACATGCCGGAAGAGACGGAAAATGCGCTACGGGACGGTTGGCTCTTTACCGGCGACATCGCACGGATGGATGAAGACGGCTATATTTACATTGTCGACCGCAAGAAAGACCTGATCATTTCAAGCGGCTACAATGTCTATCCGCGCGACATCGAGGAAATTTTATACGAGCATCCCGCGGTCCAAGAAGCGGTGGCGATTGGTGTCGCCGATCCTTACCGGGGAGAAAGCGTAAAAGCCATCATTGTCAAAAAAAATGGGCAGGAAGTGGCTGAAGAAGAACTGATCCAATGGTCCAAAGAGAAAATGGCTGCCTATAAAGTGCCGAGAATCATCGAATTCCGTACGGAACTTCCCAAAACAAACGTAGGGAAAATTCTGCGGCGGGCACTTCGTGATGAAGCGGCAGCCAAAGAATAAGCTTTATGAAAGGAACAGCCTGACGCCTCTTGCTGTTCCCTTTTTTTACCGAATTTTGGAAGGGTGTGCACGTGTGCCGAAACTCCATCTCTTATTGAAAAAAGAAGAAATTGACGAAGCGCGGATGCAGGAGGACAAGACAGCCGTTATTTTTGATGTGCTGCTGGCCACATCTACAATAGCCGCCTGTTTTTGGCATGGCGCTAAGGAAGTGATTCCGGTGCTGGACGGCGACGAAGCGAGAAAACAGGCGGTAGGACGGGAAATCGACAGCTTTTGCTTAGTAGGAGAATACAACGGAAAGACGATTGAAGGATTTCTTGACCCGAACCCATTGCAATTGAAAAAGCAGATTGCCGGAAAAACGGTTGTTTTGTCGACAACCAATGGTACCGTAGCTATACGAAAAGCAGCCGGTGCCAATAAAGTCTATACCGCTTCATTATTGAACGGCAGCGCTGTAGCCGATAAAATTGCCGCTGAGCACCAGGAAGAAACGATTGTCGCTGTTTGCTCGGGATCCGGCGGCGAGTTTTGCCTGGAAGATTTTTTCGGGGCCGGTTATTTTGTCGATTGCCTGATGCGGCAAACTACGCATTGGGAACTGACGGATTCCGCAAAAGCGGCCCGCATTTTCTATGAAACCAGCAAAAGCAACAGCAGAGAATTATTGAAGCAGTCGCGTGTCGGTGAAATGTTGATGAGTCTCGGATTTGAAGAAGAAATCGATTTTGTGGCAGAAGCTTCAAAGATTTCGCATGTTCCGTGGTTAAAGAACGGAAAGCTCGTCATCGATTAAAAACAAGGGGGAATTGGTATGGAAAAAGAACACGTTATTGTCAAACTGACGGATGGGGTCTTGTCGCTGCAGCTGAACCGGCCGGAAAGCCTGAATGCGTTCAGCCCGGAAATGATTTTGCGCTTAACCGAAGAAATCAAGGCTGCCGGAAGCAATCCGGAAGTCGGGGCTGTGATCTTGTCAGGAGCCGGACGCTCATTCTCAGCGGGAGGCGATGTGAAGACGATGGGCCAAGCCGGTCCTTCGGAAACGTATGACCATATCGGCAAACTAAACGAACTGGTACTGGCAATGCGTGCGCTTGAAAAACCAATCATTGCAGCAGTCCACGGTTTTGCAGCAGGAGCGGCATTTAATTTGGCGCTCGCCAGCGATTTGATAGTGGCAGCGGAAGACAGCAAATTTGTCATGAGCTTTGCACAGGTTGGGCTGATTTCCGATGGAGGCGGCCTTTATTTCCTGACGCGATTGGTTGGACCATACCGGGCAAAAGAACTGTTCTTTAGTGCGGAGCCGATTACAGCTGAACGAGCGAAAGAATGGGGAATCGTTAACCACTTATATCCGCTTGCGGAACTGGAACAGGGAGCTTTCGGGCTTGCTGCCCGCTTGGCAGCCGGTCCGTCCCGGACATTTGGGCTGATGAAAAAGATTGCCGACCAGGCAAGCACGGCTGGCCTCCCGGAAATTTTGGAACAGGAAAGAATCACGCAGGCCATGCTGGTGACAACCGATGATCACCTAGAAGGCGTCTTGGCGTTCAAAGAAAAACGGAAACCGGATTTCAAGAAGAAGCAGGAAGTTCTGTAAGAATGGCTTGAAAATCGCCGAAGGGAGAAACGGAATGGACACTACCCATTATAAATTTTGGCCAAGTCGAGTATCGAAAACTTTAACTGTTCCTGAAACCACTTTATACGACAATTTCGCTATGTCCACCAAAAAGTATCCACAGAAAACCGCCTTATATTATTACGGTGCGGAGTATACGTATGTGCAATTAAAAGAAGAAATTGATGCGCTGGCTGGTTATTTGGAGAAGGAGATGGACGTTTCGAAAGGGGAACGGGTGCTGCTGTTTATGCAGAATTCGCCTCAATTCCTGATTAGCTATTACGCCATTCTAAGAATGAGGGCCATTGTAGTGCCGGTCAATCCTATGAATACGGCAGAAGAACTGGCGTTTTACATCCAGGACGGCGAAATCCGCTGTGGCATTGTCGGCCAAGAGCTGTACGGAAGAATTGAAGAACTGAAAGGATCAGCTATGCTTGAATCGGTTATAACGGCGGCTTATTCCGAGTACGCCGGTGCACAAGACGGAATCGGCAATCGTCCGCCGGTTGTTGAGGAAGCCGTCCGGAGGTTTGCCCGTGCAGTGTCTTGGAAGCAGGCAGTTGAAGCAGGGCATGAACCTTCCGAATACTCGGGAGAAACGTCCGATATTGCGGTGATGCCATATACTTCAGGAACAACCGGTTTGCCGAAAGGCTGTATCCATACAAACCGGTCCGTGCAAGCGAATACGGTGGGGACGTTCCACTGGATGAATGTTACGTCTGATGCGGTTGTTTTGGCCACTTTGCCGCTTTTTCATGTAACCGGAATGGTCCACAGTATGCACATGCCGATTTACGCCGGAGCCGCCATGGTGATGATGACACGGTGGGATCGTGAGTATGCGGCTAAGGCGATTGAAGCTTATCAATGCACACATTGGATCAACATCAGTACGATGATCATTGATTTCTTGTCGAATCCACGTTTGGAAAAATATAAGCTTTCTTCTCTTCAGGTGATTGGAGGAGGCGGCGCGCCGCTGCCGGCAGCAGTCGGTGAAAAATTGACCAAAACGATTGGCTTGAAATACGTGGAAGGCTACGGCTTATCGGAAACGATTTCCCAAACCCATTTCAATCCGCCGGACCGGCCGAAGCTGCAGTGCCTGGGGATTCCTTCGTTTGATGTGGATGCACGGATCATTGATCCTTCCACGGGCAAAGAATTGGAAGCGGGGAAGGAAGGGGAACTGGTTATCCGCGGTCCGCAGGTATTTGCCGGCTATTACAACCGCGACGATGATAATCGGAATTCTTTTGTTGAACTGGAGGGGCTTTCGTTCTTCCGGACAGGTGATATTGCCAGACGCGATGAAGAAGGGTATTACTTTATGGTCGACCGGGTTAAGCGGATGATCAATGCTGCCGGCTTTAAAGTCTGGCCGACCGAAGTCGAATCGCTGCTTTATAAGCATCCGGCCATCCAACAGGCATGCGTCGTCGGAATTCCCGATGCGCGGAGAGGCGAAACGGTCAAAGCTTTTGTCATTTTAAATGACGGGCAGGAAAAAACGGTTTCGGAAGAAGAAATCATCGAATGGGCGAAAAATGAAATGGCAGCCTATAAATATCCACGTGTCATTGAGTTCCGGAAATCGTTTCCCACAACCAGCAGCGGAAAAATTCTATGGCGCAAACTGCAGGAAGAAGAAAGACAAAAATCCGAGGAGGTTTTGTAGATGGCAAAACAAGTAGAAACGGTAACCGGACCCATTGCTCCCGAAGCGATGGGAAAGACCTTGATTCACGAACATTTCATTTTCGGCTACCCTGGATTTCATGGAGACGTAACTCTTGGGCCGTTCAACCGGGAAGCTGCCGTGGAAGCCGGCGTGCAGGCCGCGAAAAAGATGATGGCTCATGGTGTGCAGACGGTCGTCGATCCGACGCCGAATGAATGCGGCCGGGACCCGGAAGTCTTAAAAGAAATTTCCGAAAAGAGCGGACTGCAGATTATTTGCGCGACCGGCTATTATTACGAAGGGGAAGGGGCTACTCCTTATTTTAAGTTCCGGGCGTCTCTTGGCACTGCTGAACAGGAAATCGGTGAAATGTTCTCAGCGGAAATCAAAGAAGGCATTGGTGGAACGAATATCAAACCCGGCATCATCAAACTGGCTTCCAGTAAAGACATCATCACGGATTATGAAAAAATGTTCTTTAGAGCTGCAGCGCAAGCCCAAAGAGAAACCGGCATCACGTTATTGACGCATACCCAGGAAGGCACGATGGGGCCGGAACAGGCGCAGCTTCTTTTAGAGCTCGGTGCGAACCCTGCAGGCATCGTCATTGGCCATATGTGCGGCAATACGGATCCGGCTTACCATAAGCGGACCCTTGAAACCGGCGTGAACATCGCTTTTGACCGATTTGGTTTGCAAGGGATGGTTGGAGCTCCTTTTGACCATCAGCGGATTGCCACGTTGCTTGAGCTGCTGGCTTTGGGATACGAAGACCAAATTATGCTTTCACATGATTCCATTAGCATGTGGCTGGGCCGGCCGCCGGTCATTCCAGATGCGGCGCTGGGCGCAATCGCAAACTGGCATCCAACGCATTTGTTTGAAACAGTGATTCCCGAACTCCAAAAAGCAGGCGTGACCGATGAGCAGCTCGATAAAATGTTTATGGAAAATCCGAAAAAACTGTTTGCTGCAGAAACTGTAGCGGTGTAAAGGAAAGGGCTGAAATTCAGCCCTTTTTTATTTTGGGTCAGTCGAACATTATGCGGATTTAATCATTTGTTTGCAGGTAATCATAAGGTGAAATCATTTGTTCAACATAAATGGAAATTTAAGCATATTGAACGAGACAAAAACAAGCAAGTGCGGGTATATGTAAGAAAAAGGAGGAGTAGCGATGAATACATTCAATTCCGGAGAAGCCCAGTTGTTCACAGAGAAGTTCATTCAAGACCCTTACCCTACTTATGCAAAACTGCGCGAAATGGATCCCGTTCACCAAGTGAGGTTTCCGGACGGTCAGAAAGGCTGGCTGATTACGAATTATGAAGACGCGGCTGCTGTATTAAAAGATCAGCGTTTTATCAAAGACTATTCGAAGCTGTTTGGCGGGACGATGGACCAGATGTCTGTTTTTACACAGAATATGCTGTTTTCCGATCCGCCGGACCATAAGCGATTACGCGGGTTGGCACAAAAAGCGTTCACCCCTAAAATGATTTCAGGGATGCGAGACCGGATTCAGGAAATTGCCGATGAATTGCTGCATGAGATGGAGAACAAAAAAACCATCAATTTAATTGACGATTTTGCGTTTCCATTGCCGATTAGTGTTATTTGCGAAATTTTGGGCGTGCCGGTAGAAGACCGCGACAAGTTCCGCCTTTGGTCGAATTCGTTGATTGAAGGCACAAGCGGAGAAATAGGGGTTAGTGTTTACGAACATATGACGCAGTTTATCCAATACTTAGGCGAATGGTTTGCGAAAGTGCATGAGCAGCCCGGAGATGATTTGATCAGCAATTTGATTATAGCCGAAGAAGAAGGGGACCGGCTGACGCAAAAGGAATTGTATGGTGTCGTCTCGCTTCTGATAATTGCAGGGCATGAAACAACCGTCAATTTGATCGGCAATACAGTACTGGCACTGCTGGCACATCCAGAGCAGCAGCAAAAGCTCAGAGAGCAGGCGGAACTGATTTCACAAGCGATTGAAGAGTCGCTTCGGTATAACGGACCGGTTGAATTCAGCACGTCCCGCTGGGCAAGTGAAGACATCGAATTCAAAGGCAAGCAGTTCCAAAGAGGCGATTTGGTGGTGGTGTCGCTGAATGCGGCAAACCATGATCCTGAAAAATTCAACGACCCAGAAGTTTTTGATATTACCCGGGAAAAAAGCCCGCATTTAGCTTTTGGCATGGGCATCCATTTTTGCTTGGGGGCACCGCTTGCCCGGCTCGAAGGGGAAATCGCCATTTCCAGTTTGCTGGAGCGTTTTCCGAAAATGAGATTGGCAGTGGATGAAAGCGAATTGGTTTGGCGGCCGGGCATGATCGTCCGAGGCGTTAAAGAAATCCCATTAGCCATTGAAGAGTAAAGACCGGATGCTATTTCGGTCTTTTTTATATCCGCGTTTGCTGATTAGGAAGAGTGGGAAAAGTAGGCTATCCGATAAAGAAAGAAGGGGTCTGGTTGAAGCCTGTTTCCTATCTTCTAAAAGAAAAAATCTGGATCGTACCGGCCATGTACAGCGTTGCAGCGATTCTATTATCGCTGGCCACTTTCTACGCCGACTTGTATTTGGTAGAGCGGTTTATTGATCGAATTCCCTCTATATTCCTGACAAAAGTAGCTGAAGGGCAAACAATCCTCGGAATTTTAACAGCAGCGATGCTGACGATGACCACGTTTACGTTTTCTACTGTGCTCGTCGTCTTGACGATGTATACTTCTCAATTTTCTCCTCGCGCTCCTGAAAATTTTATTCAGAGCGCTACTACCCGGCATGTCCTCGGTATTTTTGTCGGGGGATTTATCTTTAACATGCTGTCGCTTCTTTATATGCAGGAAGATGTGTTTGACCATGAAGTCCTTTCCACAACCGCCGGCATACTGATCGTCTTTTTCTGTATTGCGACCTTTGCTTATTACATTCACTTTGTGGCTTCAAATGTCCAAGTCAGCACTTTAACGAATAAACTGACAGCGGATGCAGAACAAGTAATTGCCCAATACTTGGAGCTTTACGAACAGAAGCATGTGTCGGAGGAGAATTGGCGACCCTGGAATCCGAAAGAAACAGTTGGAGCGACGCGTGCCGGATATATCCAATTTATTGGTTTATCCGGTTTGATGGAGCTGGCTGAAAAAAACGATGGCGCAATCGAAGTTATTAGTAAAATTGGCGATTATGTCTATGAAGGAAAACCGGTTTTGCACCTTTATTCTGATCAAAAAATGGATTTGCCTTTTGCCGACTATATAACCATCGGCGATGAGCGGACGGCAGACCAGGACCTGGGATATGCCATACAAAAAATTACAGAAGTGGCCGTACGGGCTACTTCACCTGGAAGACAAGATCCAAATACAGCAAAAGATATTTTAGTCCGGCTGGGCCATTTGCTTGGCGAAATGAGCCATTTGAAGACGGATGGTTTGGTTTTAACGGATGAAAGAGGCAATAACCGGCTGCTTTACCGTTTTGAATCGTACAGCGATATTTTGTACAAAACATTTTATCAGATATCCTACCACAGCAAGAAAGACGTTTCGGTTCATTCTTCTATGACGGATGCATTGATTGTCACAGCCGCTTTAGCTCCTGCATTGCGGTACGATACAATTTGGAAAATACAGCTCTATTTATTGGAAGCCATTAATGATGGGGAATTGAAAACCCTCGACCGGGATTTCCTGCAAAAGAAAGTGGATGAGCTCGCTGAAATCACAGGCCATGAGTCCGTTTTGCTGCAAAAGCCGGATTGAAAACTAATTATTCGAAAAAGTCAAGAAAAATTTCAGGAATATGATTAAAAAAAATAAGAGTGGGTAAAAAATCAATAACAACGAATAAAGGAGGCATGGAAAATGAATCACGTAAAAGCATTGGTCATGAAGTTCGTTATGATTGCAGCAGTCTTACTTATTATTCTCACTTTACTGTTTGATGTTCCTTTTGCTGACACCTTATGGATTAGCCTAGTGTTAACTTTAGTTGCATACGTAATGGGCGATTTGATGATTTTCCGAAAAGCAGGAAATCGTTCAGACCAGAACAAGCGCAATGCCATTGCTACTGTATCTGATATTGTCGTAGCGTTCCTGGTTATTTGGCTAATGGGGGATGCACTTGTCGGCAGCAATGTCGATATTATCACTCCGGCAATCATTTCTGCCATTGTTATTGGCGGCGGAGAATGGTTCTTCCACAAATACCTTGACCGCAGCGTCTTCCCTGAAAAGCATGATACAACAGGCACAGCAACTCGATAAAACAGAAAAAGACTCCTTCATAGGAGTCTTTTTTCAGAGCTTGTAGATAAAAGAATTTTTACACATGATAGCTGAATAAACCTACGACTGGAGAGAAAATACCGAATCCTCCGTTACAGCCGGACGCGTTCCGCGGGCTCGCGCCGAACTAACTCGGAACTAGCGTCCCGAGTGGATTTCGGCACTTCGCTGTCCCGCAGGAGTCGCCGGCCTTCACTCCGGATCCTTGGCGTAGAGTCTACCCAAAAGTATCGCTTTTCTTCTTGAGCTAGCTGGTTGAACAGCATCCGATTTATCGTTCACTTTCGGAAGAAAGAGAGTCGTCCAACCGTACCGGACACGTAGACTCCTGTGGGAGCAGTGAAGGAGCAACGCGACTGATCCCACGGAAAGCGAAGTGGCCGATCCGGTTGGTTCTATGCATCGCTATACATTTCATCTAGCCTTTGTCTACAGTCTGAGAAAAAAGACTCCTTCACAGGAGTCTTTTTTTCATGCCCTTATTGTTCGAGCTCAACGCGTTCGTATAGTCCGCCGGCCTGTTGGATCCGGCTGGCGAGATCGCCGCGCATTTCAAGAATTTTGCCAGAAG is from Planococcus liqunii and encodes:
- a CDS encoding long-chain fatty acid--CoA ligase; this encodes MDTTHYKFWPSRVSKTLTVPETTLYDNFAMSTKKYPQKTALYYYGAEYTYVQLKEEIDALAGYLEKEMDVSKGERVLLFMQNSPQFLISYYAILRMRAIVVPVNPMNTAEELAFYIQDGEIRCGIVGQELYGRIEELKGSAMLESVITAAYSEYAGAQDGIGNRPPVVEEAVRRFARAVSWKQAVEAGHEPSEYSGETSDIAVMPYTSGTTGLPKGCIHTNRSVQANTVGTFHWMNVTSDAVVLATLPLFHVTGMVHSMHMPIYAGAAMVMMTRWDREYAAKAIEAYQCTHWINISTMIIDFLSNPRLEKYKLSSLQVIGGGGAPLPAAVGEKLTKTIGLKYVEGYGLSETISQTHFNPPDRPKLQCLGIPSFDVDARIIDPSTGKELEAGKEGELVIRGPQVFAGYYNRDDDNRNSFVELEGLSFFRTGDIARRDEEGYYFMVDRVKRMINAAGFKVWPTEVESLLYKHPAIQQACVVGIPDARRGETVKAFVILNDGQEKTVSEEEIIEWAKNEMAAYKYPRVIEFRKSFPTTSSGKILWRKLQEEERQKSEEVL
- a CDS encoding phosphotriesterase family protein, which translates into the protein MAKQVETVTGPIAPEAMGKTLIHEHFIFGYPGFHGDVTLGPFNREAAVEAGVQAAKKMMAHGVQTVVDPTPNECGRDPEVLKEISEKSGLQIICATGYYYEGEGATPYFKFRASLGTAEQEIGEMFSAEIKEGIGGTNIKPGIIKLASSKDIITDYEKMFFRAAAQAQRETGITLLTHTQEGTMGPEQAQLLLELGANPAGIVIGHMCGNTDPAYHKRTLETGVNIAFDRFGLQGMVGAPFDHQRIATLLELLALGYEDQIMLSHDSISMWLGRPPVIPDAALGAIANWHPTHLFETVIPELQKAGVTDEQLDKMFMENPKKLFAAETVAV
- a CDS encoding enoyl-CoA hydratase/isomerase family protein — translated: MEKEHVIVKLTDGVLSLQLNRPESLNAFSPEMILRLTEEIKAAGSNPEVGAVILSGAGRSFSAGGDVKTMGQAGPSETYDHIGKLNELVLAMRALEKPIIAAVHGFAAGAAFNLALASDLIVAAEDSKFVMSFAQVGLISDGGGLYFLTRLVGPYRAKELFFSAEPITAERAKEWGIVNHLYPLAELEQGAFGLAARLAAGPSRTFGLMKKIADQASTAGLPEILEQERITQAMLVTTDDHLEGVLAFKEKRKPDFKKKQEVL
- a CDS encoding 2-phosphosulfolactate phosphatase codes for the protein MPKLHLLLKKEEIDEARMQEDKTAVIFDVLLATSTIAACFWHGAKEVIPVLDGDEARKQAVGREIDSFCLVGEYNGKTIEGFLDPNPLQLKKQIAGKTVVLSTTNGTVAIRKAAGANKVYTASLLNGSAVADKIAAEHQEETIVAVCSGSGGEFCLEDFFGAGYFVDCLMRQTTHWELTDSAKAARIFYETSKSNSRELLKQSRVGEMLMSLGFEEEIDFVAEASKISHVPWLKNGKLVID
- a CDS encoding YndM family protein — translated: MNHVKALVMKFVMIAAVLLIILTLLFDVPFADTLWISLVLTLVAYVMGDLMIFRKAGNRSDQNKRNAIATVSDIVVAFLVIWLMGDALVGSNVDIITPAIISAIVIGGGEWFFHKYLDRSVFPEKHDTTGTATR
- a CDS encoding long-chain-fatty-acid--CoA ligase, whose translation is MNEIASKHYPQDIQSAMEFQNKTMPEILAETTAKIPGHTALKFYQKEISFKELHVLSTVFASSLQGSGVEKDDRVAIMLPNCPQYVISYFGVLKAGATVTQINPMLMENELIHIFKDSGAETVVVYEPLYPRIKAIAGHTSIKTIIVVSFAEEPAPLEEDYSFQAFIEKGDGQLKPVSVDPAEDVAVLQYTGGTTGLSKGAMLTHRNIVVNAYQSQEFFKNEVTFGEESCLTVIPLFHVFGMTSAMNLSILNGSKNILLPRFDLQEVLETIKREQPTTFPGVPTMYIAITNHPEAEKYGIDSIHICNSGSAPMPLETMKEFERKTGAKILEGYGLSEAAPTTHCNPPFAERKPGSIGIGFPSTEYKVVDLATGTEEVPVGEKGELIIRGPQVMKGYWNMPEETENALRDGWLFTGDIARMDEDGYIYIVDRKKDLIISSGYNVYPRDIEEILYEHPAVQEAVAIGVADPYRGESVKAIIVKKNGQEVAEEELIQWSKEKMAAYKVPRIIEFRTELPKTNVGKILRRALRDEAAAKE
- a CDS encoding DUF2254 domain-containing protein; the encoded protein is MKPVSYLLKEKIWIVPAMYSVAAILLSLATFYADLYLVERFIDRIPSIFLTKVAEGQTILGILTAAMLTMTTFTFSTVLVVLTMYTSQFSPRAPENFIQSATTRHVLGIFVGGFIFNMLSLLYMQEDVFDHEVLSTTAGILIVFFCIATFAYYIHFVASNVQVSTLTNKLTADAEQVIAQYLELYEQKHVSEENWRPWNPKETVGATRAGYIQFIGLSGLMELAEKNDGAIEVISKIGDYVYEGKPVLHLYSDQKMDLPFADYITIGDERTADQDLGYAIQKITEVAVRATSPGRQDPNTAKDILVRLGHLLGEMSHLKTDGLVLTDERGNNRLLYRFESYSDILYKTFYQISYHSKKDVSVHSSMTDALIVTAALAPALRYDTIWKIQLYLLEAINDGELKTLDRDFLQKKVDELAEITGHESVLLQKPD
- a CDS encoding cytochrome P450 family protein translates to MNTFNSGEAQLFTEKFIQDPYPTYAKLREMDPVHQVRFPDGQKGWLITNYEDAAAVLKDQRFIKDYSKLFGGTMDQMSVFTQNMLFSDPPDHKRLRGLAQKAFTPKMISGMRDRIQEIADELLHEMENKKTINLIDDFAFPLPISVICEILGVPVEDRDKFRLWSNSLIEGTSGEIGVSVYEHMTQFIQYLGEWFAKVHEQPGDDLISNLIIAEEEGDRLTQKELYGVVSLLIIAGHETTVNLIGNTVLALLAHPEQQQKLREQAELISQAIEESLRYNGPVEFSTSRWASEDIEFKGKQFQRGDLVVVSLNAANHDPEKFNDPEVFDITREKSPHLAFGMGIHFCLGAPLARLEGEIAISSLLERFPKMRLAVDESELVWRPGMIVRGVKEIPLAIEE